In Candida orthopsilosis Co 90-125, chromosome 4 draft sequence, a single genomic region encodes these proteins:
- a CDS encoding Hos2 histone deacetylase, translating into MDASTSETETFTVDEQTKKHVPLYHPNKSSKTKVSYHYNPEVANYHYGTLHPMKPFRLMLTDHLVSTYKLHEKMDLYTPRKATQEELLQFHSEDYIDFLQSVTPETVKTLSDQTLAKFNIGDDCPVFDGMFDYSSIYAGASLDASRKILAGMADIAINWSGGLHHAKKFEPSGFCYINDIVLCIINLLRIHPRVLYVDIDLHHGDGVQEAFYTTDRVMTVSFHKYDGEFFPGTGSGDEAGIGKGKNFAINVPLRDGIDDESYVALFKSIMQVVMPKFQPSIIVAQCGADSLGGDRLGRFNLSLKGHGNCLNFLKSFGIPMVVLGGGGYTPKNVSRLWCYETAVLTDTTLNGKIPNYGGTSQWFGDEGLHPELTGKIENKNTKRYLESVLQNSLEHLRYLDYAPSVQMYEIPPEL; encoded by the coding sequence ATGGATGCCTCTACAAGTGAGACGGAGACGTTCACCGTCGACGAACAGACCAAAAAGCACGTTCCACTATACCACCCCAATAAATCCTCCAAGACCAAAGTTTCTTACCACTACAATCCAGAAGTGGCAAACTACCACTACGGCACTTTACACCCAATGAAGCCTTTCCGACTAATGTTAACTGATCACTTGGTGAGTACGTACAAGCTTCATGAAAAAATGGACTTGTACACGCCAAGGAAAGCTACACAGGAAGAGTTGTTGCAATTCCATTCTGAAGATTACATCGACTTTCTTCAGTCAGTGACTCCAGAAACGGTGAAAACATTAAGTGATCAaacattggcaaaattcaatataGGTGACGATTGTCCTGTTTTTGACGGAATGTTTGATTACTCGTCCATTTATGCTGGGGCATCTTTAGATGCATCGAGGAAAATTCTTGCAGGCATGGCCGACATCGCAATAAATTGGTCTGGAGGACTACATCACGCCAAAAAGTTTGAACCAAGCGGATTCTGCTACATAAATGATATAGTCTTGTGCATCATAAATCTATTGAGAATACATCCAAGAGTATTGTACGTAGATATCGATTTACATCATGGGGATGGAGTCCAAGAGGCATTTTACACAACCGATAGAGTAATGACGGTTAGTTTCCACAAATATGATGGTGAATTTTTCCCTGGGACTGGTTCAGGTGATGAAGCTGGTATAGGCAAAGGTAAGAATTTTGCCATTAATGTGCCATTGAGAGATGggattgatgatgaatcgTATGTGGCATTGTTTAAGCTGATTATGCAAGTTGTGATGCCCAAGTTCCAACCTTCTATCATTGTTGCACAATGTGGTGCAGATTCCTTAGGTGGTGACCGTTTAGGGAGATTTAACTTGTCCTTGAAAGGACATGgtaattgtttaaattttcTCAAGAGCTTTGGAATACCGATGGTGGTTTTGGGAGGTGGAGGATATACACCCAAAAACGTTTCAAGATTGTGGTGTTACGAGACGGCGGTTTTAACTGACACAACATTGAATGGGAAAATTCCAAACTACGGGGGTACTTCTCAATGGTTTGGTGACGAGGGACTTCATCCCGAGTTAACGGGgaagattgaaaacaaaaacacaaagaGGTATTTGGAAAGTGTACTACAGAACAGCCTCGAGCATCTTAGATACTTGGACTATGCTCCATCTGTTCAAATGTATGAAATACCTCCCGAGCTCTAA